From the Leptotrichia sp. oral taxon 215 str. W9775 genome, the window AAAAGGCTGGAAGATTTATTTTAATGCGTTGTTGGATGACAAGAAATTTAATAATGAAACTTTTAAAGAGATAGCATAAATGTTAACTCTTTTTTATTACAAGAAAGGAGTTTTGCATGAAAAAATTAAAACAGATAAGACAGAAGTCAAAAGAAATAAAAAATAAAATAGACCATACAGAAGAAAGATTAAGGCAACTAAAAAATCAAGAACAAAAGATATTAAAACAAGACATAATAAAAAGAAGAAAAGAAAGAACTCATAGGCTCATAACAAGAGGAGCAATCTTAGAAAGCCTTATAGAAAATGCAGAAGAACTAACAGATGAAGAAATAAAAATCCTACTAAAAGAAGCAATAAAAACAAAAGAATTTAAAGAAACACTAAAAATAATGGGAGAAAATTAGAAAAATAAAATAATTAAATCTCCCTTAGATTTTCTAAGGGCGCAATTATACACCCTAAAGGGTGATTGCGTGCCTTTAGAGCCAAACCCTTGCAGGGAGCAACAACCATTCGCTTTTTAAAAGTCAAGGGTAAATAAACTCGCTAAGGCTCGCCCTTGACTTTTAAAATTTGAAATGAACAAAACAATTAAGCCGACATACTGAAACAACAAAAATTAATTCAGTAGTCGGCTTTTTCTATTCTATCATTTCAAAACGCTCATTCACAAAGTGGATATAGAAAATCTTTTAAGCCTCCGCCTAAAACAACAAAAAAAGAAGGAAGTGATAAAAATGGCAGACAGTTTTCATTTTTCAGTAAACATAATATCAAGAGGAAAAGGCAAAAGTGCAGTAGCAAGTGCAGCATATATAAGTGGAGAAAAAATAAAAAATGAATGGGACGGAGTAACCCATGACTATACAAGAAAACAAGGAGTAATTAGCAAAGAAATATTTTTACCAGATCACGCACCAAAAGAATATAAAGACCGAAAAACCTTGTGGAACTCGGTAGAACTATTTGAGAAAAACTCTAATGCCCAACTTGCAAGAAACTTTATCATATCTCTACCAAAAGAATTAAGCATAGAAGAAAATAAAAAGATGATAGAGGAATATATACAAACCAACTTTGTAAAAGAGGGAATGATAGTAGACCTAGCAATTCATGATGAAAGTAGAGAGGGAAATCAAAACATTCACGCTCATATAATGACCATAGTAAGACCAATAAATGAAGATGGAACATGGGGGCAAAAAAGTAAAAAAGAATATATCCTAGATGAAAAAGGGGAGAAGATTTTAAACAAAAATGGAAAACCTAAGACAAGAAAAGTAGAACTAACAACCTGGAACGATAAGGTCAATGTAGAAAAATGGAGAGAAAATTTTTCAGACCTTTGTAACAAATATTTAGAAAGAGCAGGAGCAGAAAAAAGAGTAGACCATAGGAGTTTTAAAAGACAAGGCATAAAACAAATACCAACAATACATCTAGGAGCAAGTGCTAGTGCAATGGAAAGAAAAGGGATAAGAACAGAAAAAGGAGATATAAATCGTGAAATAAAAAAACAGAATGAACTATTAAAAAACATAGGCAATGAAATAAAGAAAATAACATCATGGTTAGTAGGCTTTAAAGATAAACTCAAAGAATCATACAAGGAATATAAAGACCAAAGTAAAAAGCAAATCGAAAATGAATCAGGACTCTTTAACCTCTATGAATATTTAAGCTTCTATCAAGAAATGCAAGAAAATAATAGAGCTGAATTATCATTTTATGGGAAAAGAAATAAGGCAATCTATAATCTAAAAAGATATGCAAGTGGAATAAATTATTTAAGAGAAAATAAAATAAAAACCATATCAGACCTACAAGGACATATAAATACCCTAAGAAGTAAAAATTCTGAAATATATA encodes:
- the mobQ gene encoding MobQ family relaxase: MADSFHFSVNIISRGKGKSAVASAAYISGEKIKNEWDGVTHDYTRKQGVISKEIFLPDHAPKEYKDRKTLWNSVELFEKNSNAQLARNFIISLPKELSIEENKKMIEEYIQTNFVKEGMIVDLAIHDESREGNQNIHAHIMTIVRPINEDGTWGQKSKKEYILDEKGEKILNKNGKPKTRKVELTTWNDKVNVEKWRENFSDLCNKYLERAGAEKRVDHRSFKRQGIKQIPTIHLGASASAMERKGIRTEKGDINREIKKQNELLKNIGNEIKKITSWLVGFKDKLKESYKEYKDQSKKQIENESGLFNLYEYLSFYQEMQENNRAELSFYGKRNKAIYNLKRYASGINYLRENKIKTISDLQGHINTLRSKNSEIYKTIKENSQKIEDLNKCLAYAKTVRKTKATYQEYESKKIFKESFYKNNQKEIDQHIRARNLIEKISGKKNLREKEWLGEIKNLEDEISKLNTESEKIRERYKEINHIKYAVEAVNKEYGIDLSIEIDKAIKRGEKESIIEKIKEYKQDSDSFNKKRQMTKDYYKNQER
- a CDS encoding DUF3847 domain-containing protein, whose protein sequence is MKKLKQIRQKSKEIKNKIDHTEERLRQLKNQEQKILKQDIIKRRKERTHRLITRGAILESLIENAEELTDEEIKILLKEAIKTKEFKETLKIMGEN